One segment of Carya illinoinensis cultivar Pawnee chromosome 1, C.illinoinensisPawnee_v1, whole genome shotgun sequence DNA contains the following:
- the LOC122280090 gene encoding uncharacterized protein LOC122280090 produces the protein MNGIRFHTQLRELRRRTQNSGVLVTSEHQSSMVDFYGVLNDILEVRYMGWRRVWLFSCDWFDVGDPIRGIRVGEHFTSVNHSRTWYKDEPFILACQASQVFYLKDTRFSGSWHIVQKITYRNVYDVPQLDRHDDVDEPSESNVFQEEQTPKEAVPVDTEHNVDNPQWVRPDVQSATIATTALAGGSTHNVNNLGNIDDISDEEEFNSSDTMSNGSCEEEDLDDTDAESNVEGSPSNDTHRGWDSS, from the coding sequence ATGAATGGTATACGATTTCATACACAACTCCGGGAATTGAGACGTAggacacaaaatagtggtgttcTAGTTACAAGTGAGCACCAATCAAGTATGGTTGATTTCTATGGTGTTCTGAATGACATATTGGAGGTGAGGTACATGGGTTGGCGGCGTGTGTGGTTATTTAGTTGCGATTGGTTTGATGTTGGCGATCCAATTCGAGGGATCAGGGTTGGTGAGCATTTCACAAGTGTCAATCATAGTAGaacttggtataaggatgagCCATTCATATTGGCATGCCAAGCTTCACAAGTATTTTACCTCAAAGACACGAGATTTTCTGGTTCTTGGCACATTGTGCAAAAGATCACATATAGGAATGTATATGACGTTCCACAATTGGATCGCCATGATGATGTAGATGAACCTAGCGAGTCCAATGTCTTCCAAGAAGAACAAACTCCAAAAGAAGCAGTACCAGTGGACACCGAGCATAATGTCGACAACCCCCAATGGGTAAGGCCAGATGTTCAGTCAGCCACGATAGCCACTACCGCATTGGCTGGGGGAAGTACTCACAATGTCAACAACCTGGGTAATATCGACGACATTTCAGATGAGGAAGAATTCAATTCTAGCGATACCATGTCTAATGGATCATGTGAGGAGGAAGACCTTGATGACACCGATGCGGAGTCTAATGTTGAAGGCTCTCCGAGTAATGACACTCATCGAGGATGGGATTCAAGCTAA
- the LOC122280060 gene encoding uncharacterized protein LOC122280060 isoform X2, whose protein sequence is MVRSLIGRGVRGRGGGFRGISVRRPIIQDAQSPPRSSEPNLRDEVNSSSSDDSTQPPDVVFETEFPEQLDGTAVSKKRGRGRAKMTKFDMLRKMGPIPLLIKNGDTKVSCQNANIFSGRVTWIIKHYANMGYNRWNEVPEAEQEELCGRVRADFIVEWEKENHRKTVIDQLRRRFNSFHYDLHKIFLGYGSTKVALARGTELVDHAVWRKLCMRWGSKEFKALSLQNKANRGKQLTNHTAGRKSFVRILEEQREGVNNLVEFFKETRWSKKKNGFVTDMSEELYEKLLGKMGLADG, encoded by the exons ATGGTACGAAGTTTGATTGGTAGAGGAGTCCGTGGACGCGGAGGAGGATTTCGGGGCATATCGGTGCGCAGGCCAATTATACAAGACGCTCAGTCACCACCCAGAAGCTCTGAACCGAACCTGCGAGACGAGGTTAACTCCTCGTCATCAGACGACTCAACCCAACCACCCGATGTCGTATTTGAGACTGAGTTCCCAGAACAATTGGATGGAACAG CTGTGAGTAAGAAACGAGGCCGTGGACGAGCCAAGATGACAAAATTTGACATGCTTCGAAAAATGGGCCCGATTCCGTTGCTTATCAAGAATGGAGACACTAAGGTGTCATGCCAAAATGCTAACATTTTCAGTGGACGGGTGACATGGATAATAAAGCATTATGCAAACATGGGTTACAACCGTTGGAATGAAGTGCCAGAAGCTGAACAGGAGGAGTTGTGTGGCCGTGTCCGA GCTGACTTTATTGTtgaatgggaaaaagaaaaccatCGAAAGACTGTTATTGACCAACTACGTAGACGGTTTAATTCTTTCCACTAtgacttacacaagatattcCTTGGGTATGGGAGTACGAAAGTTGCTCTAGCAAGAGGAACCGAGTTGGTGGATCATGCAGTGTGGAGGAAATTGTGCATGCGCTGGGGTAGCAAGGAGTTCAAG GCCTTGTCGCTGCAAAACAAGGCTAATAGAGGCAAACAGCTCACCAACCATACTGCTGGCAGGAAATCCTTTGTTCGAATACTCGAAGAGCAG CGTGAGGGTGTTAATAATTTGGTCGAATTTTTTAAAGAGACACGATGGTCCAAGAAGAAGAACGGGTTTGTAACCGACATGAGTGAAGAGCTGTAT GAAAAACTGTTGGGCAAGATGGGGCTAGCTGATGGGTGA
- the LOC122280049 gene encoding auxin-responsive protein SAUR78-like, producing MAKNGKLTKLKSAIKRWPSFPKLTRTASSVAAANESDQASRELHAVYVGKSRRRYLVSSEIIEHPLFQELVDKSSTGEHNDGVAVACEVVLFEHLLWMLENAKTQLGSMDELVEFYTC from the coding sequence ATGGCCAAAAACGGGAAGCTAACAAAGCTCAAGTCGGCCATAAAAAGATGGCCTTCATTCCCCAAGCTCACCCGCACCGCCAGCTCCGTGGCTGCCGCAAACGAATCCGATCAGGCGTCGAGGGAACTTCATGCTGTTTACGTGGGAAAGTCTCGGCGGCGATACCTTGTAAGCTCCGAAATCATTGAGCACCCTCTCTTTCAGGAGCTGGTGGACAAGTCGTCGACCGGTGAACATAATGATGGGGTAGCGGTTGCTTGTGAGGTGGTTCTGTTTGAGCACTTGCTGTGGATGCTTGAGAATGCTAAGACTCAGTTGGGGTCCATGGATGAGCTTGTTGAGTTCTACACTTGCTGA
- the LOC122280060 gene encoding uncharacterized protein LOC122280060 isoform X3, with the protein MVRSLIGRGVRGRGGGFRGISVRRPIIQDAQSPPRSSEPNLRDEVNSSSSDDSTQPPDVVFETEFPEQLDGTAVSKKRGRGRAKMTKFDMLRKMGPIPLLIKNGDTKVSCQNANIFSGRVTWIIKHYANMGYNRWNEVPEAEQEELCGRVRADFIVEWEKENHRKTVIDQLRRRFNSFHYDLHKIFLGYGSTKVALARGTELVDHAVWRKLCMRWGSKEFKALSLQNKANRGKQLTNHTAGRKSFVRILEEQREGVNNLVEFFKETRWSKKKNGFVTDMSEELKKWWKS; encoded by the exons ATGGTACGAAGTTTGATTGGTAGAGGAGTCCGTGGACGCGGAGGAGGATTTCGGGGCATATCGGTGCGCAGGCCAATTATACAAGACGCTCAGTCACCACCCAGAAGCTCTGAACCGAACCTGCGAGACGAGGTTAACTCCTCGTCATCAGACGACTCAACCCAACCACCCGATGTCGTATTTGAGACTGAGTTCCCAGAACAATTGGATGGAACAG CTGTGAGTAAGAAACGAGGCCGTGGACGAGCCAAGATGACAAAATTTGACATGCTTCGAAAAATGGGCCCGATTCCGTTGCTTATCAAGAATGGAGACACTAAGGTGTCATGCCAAAATGCTAACATTTTCAGTGGACGGGTGACATGGATAATAAAGCATTATGCAAACATGGGTTACAACCGTTGGAATGAAGTGCCAGAAGCTGAACAGGAGGAGTTGTGTGGCCGTGTCCGA GCTGACTTTATTGTtgaatgggaaaaagaaaaccatCGAAAGACTGTTATTGACCAACTACGTAGACGGTTTAATTCTTTCCACTAtgacttacacaagatattcCTTGGGTATGGGAGTACGAAAGTTGCTCTAGCAAGAGGAACCGAGTTGGTGGATCATGCAGTGTGGAGGAAATTGTGCATGCGCTGGGGTAGCAAGGAGTTCAAG GCCTTGTCGCTGCAAAACAAGGCTAATAGAGGCAAACAGCTCACCAACCATACTGCTGGCAGGAAATCCTTTGTTCGAATACTCGAAGAGCAG CGTGAGGGTGTTAATAATTTGGTCGAATTTTTTAAAGAGACACGATGGTCCAAGAAGAAGAACGGGTTTGTAACCGACATGAGTGAAGAGCT GAAAAAATGGTGGAAAAGCTGA
- the LOC122280060 gene encoding uncharacterized protein LOC122280060 isoform X1 has protein sequence MVRSLIGRGVRGRGGGFRGISVRRPIIQDAQSPPRSSEPNLRDEVNSSSSDDSTQPPDVVFETEFPEQLDGTAVSKKRGRGRAKMTKFDMLRKMGPIPLLIKNGDTKVSCQNANIFSGRVTWIIKHYANMGYNRWNEVPEAEQEELCGRVRADFIVEWEKENHRKTVIDQLRRRFNSFHYDLHKIFLGYGSTKVALARGTELVDHAVWRKLCMRWGSKEFKALSLQNKANRGKQLTNHTAGRKSFVRILEEQREGVNNLVEFFKETRWSKKKNGFVTDMSEELYEKMVEKLNEMQPEERTKEAAAAVFREVLGRRSGYERGLGEKVMPVTHGIAQTSNNGGLLSEDAQYWKAQFEGLKANVQEILLKQAEFDKFMTYTQSQQQSQGEFPRETPGAM, from the exons ATGGTACGAAGTTTGATTGGTAGAGGAGTCCGTGGACGCGGAGGAGGATTTCGGGGCATATCGGTGCGCAGGCCAATTATACAAGACGCTCAGTCACCACCCAGAAGCTCTGAACCGAACCTGCGAGACGAGGTTAACTCCTCGTCATCAGACGACTCAACCCAACCACCCGATGTCGTATTTGAGACTGAGTTCCCAGAACAATTGGATGGAACAG CTGTGAGTAAGAAACGAGGCCGTGGACGAGCCAAGATGACAAAATTTGACATGCTTCGAAAAATGGGCCCGATTCCGTTGCTTATCAAGAATGGAGACACTAAGGTGTCATGCCAAAATGCTAACATTTTCAGTGGACGGGTGACATGGATAATAAAGCATTATGCAAACATGGGTTACAACCGTTGGAATGAAGTGCCAGAAGCTGAACAGGAGGAGTTGTGTGGCCGTGTCCGA GCTGACTTTATTGTtgaatgggaaaaagaaaaccatCGAAAGACTGTTATTGACCAACTACGTAGACGGTTTAATTCTTTCCACTAtgacttacacaagatattcCTTGGGTATGGGAGTACGAAAGTTGCTCTAGCAAGAGGAACCGAGTTGGTGGATCATGCAGTGTGGAGGAAATTGTGCATGCGCTGGGGTAGCAAGGAGTTCAAG GCCTTGTCGCTGCAAAACAAGGCTAATAGAGGCAAACAGCTCACCAACCATACTGCTGGCAGGAAATCCTTTGTTCGAATACTCGAAGAGCAG CGTGAGGGTGTTAATAATTTGGTCGAATTTTTTAAAGAGACACGATGGTCCAAGAAGAAGAACGGGTTTGTAACCGACATGAGTGAAGAGCTGTAT GAAAAAATGGTGGAAAAGCTGAATGAAATGCAGCCGGAAGAGCGCACTAAAGAGGCAGCAGCTGCAGTGTTTAGGGAGGTCCTAGGGAGGAGATCAGGATATGAGAGGGGTTTGGGGGAGAAGGTAATGCCTGTAACTCATGGAATAGCCCAAACTAGTAACAATGGAGGTCTATTGAGCGAGGATGCACAGTATTGGAAGGCGCAGTTTGAGGGGTTAAAGGCAAATGTTCAGGAGATTTTACTAAAGCAAGcagaatttgataaatttatgacATACACTCAATCACAACAACAGTCACAGGGGGAGTTTCCGAGGGAGACTCCGGGGGCTATGTAA
- the LOC122300711 gene encoding uncharacterized protein LOC122300711, giving the protein MDKSWMHLTDRFRSREYGIGVRQFLTMARAHAQGSTTVKCPCRRCRNNSFLPISEVDRHLFITGIDPNYTNWIFHGEQEPFSFLAEDGDDIPDGGDNSYIDDIDDMLGDIHAANNVGEEDDMAPHPGEPNTVEPDPSTFEKLLEDARRPLYDGCNSFSKLSFIVKLLHIKTIGGWSVKSFDMLIKLLKTAFPDSLLPESFHEARALERGLGFRYIKIHACPNDCLLYWKENSNLQQCPKCKASRWLSATSSKRPVPQKVVRYFPLKPRLQRLFMSKKTAVSMRWHHEERVQDESTLRHPADSEVWTTFDAEHRWFAQDPRNVRLGLATDGFNPFNNMSKPYSIWPVILVPYNLPPWLCMKDPFFMLSTLIPGPKSPGNEIDVYLRPLVDELLELWENGVDTYDAMVGQRFRLHAALLWTINDFPAYGNISGWSTKGKLACPCCNLHTDSFWLTNGRKHCYMGHRRFLPTGHIFRTKKNIFNGKEDLHMPPMQLSGEDIMHQLNSIGHVDFGKGTKRRKRTPEELNWTKRSLLFDLPYWPALKLRHNLDVMHIEKNIFDNILGTLMNIPGKTKDGIKARRDLAELGIRKELHLKEVGDRVIIPHAQFMLHGDERKDFCAWLKGVKFPDGFASNISSCVNVRECKISGMKSHDAHIFLQRLLPAAIAGYLPRDICITLNELSTFFKILCARTCKKEAVLQLESNIALNLCKLETIFPPNFFDVMVHLAVHLPRELLLAGPVQYRWMYPFERYLGKFKRYVKNKARPEGSIAEAYIHIECLTFASMYLHDVPTRFTREDRNIDVGVQTSEISAFGIFDQKVHPLGIATPIQLDKKLFKTARWYALNNCIEIEQFLEEHYNILKEQSLYNIERRHEAEFPSWFRKRVSSGRLT; this is encoded by the exons atggacaaaagttggatgcacCTCACCGATAGGTTTAGGTCAAGGGAATATGGCATTGGGGTTAGGCAATTCCTCACAATGGCTCGAGCTCATGCTCAAGGAAGTACAACAGTGAAGTGTCCATGCCGTAGATGTCGTAATAATTCCTTCTTGCCAATCAGTGAGGTAGATAGGCATTTGTTTATTACGGGTATTGATCCAAATTATACTAATTGGATCTTTCATGGCGAGCAAGAACCGTTTAGTTTCTTGGCCGAGGACGGAGATGATATACCTGATGGTGGTGACAATAGTTATATTGATGACATCGACGATATGTTGGGTGACATTCATGCGGCAAACAATGTAGGCGAAGAAGATGACATGGCTCCACACCCCGGGGAGCCCAATACGGTTGAACCCGACCCGAGCACCTTTGAGAAGTTGTTGGAAGATGCTCGTCGTCCACTTTATGATGGTTGCAACTCATTTTCCAAATTATCATTCATTGTTAAGTTGCTCCATATCAAAACTATTGGCGGATGGAGTGTAAAGTCCTTTGACATGTTGATAAAACTATTGAAAACAGCTTTTCCTGATTCACTCTTGCCAGAATCTTTTCATGAGGCACGTGCATTGGAGCGAGGGTTGGGATTTAGATACATTAAAATTCACGCTTGCCCAAACGATTGCCTACTCTATTGGAAGGAAAATAGCAACTTGCAACAGTGCCCTAAGTGCAAAGCCTCTAGGTGGTTGTCGGCCACATCTTCTAAACGACCAGTGCCCCAAAAGGTAGTGAGGTATTTTCCACTGAAGCCAAGGCTGCAGAGACTATTTATGTCCAAGAAAACAGCTGTATCCATGAGGTGGCATCATGAAGAAAGGGTACAAGATGAAAGCACTTTGCGCCATCCGGCTGACTCGGAGGTGTGGACCACATTTGATGCCGAGCATCGTTGGTTTGCTCAAGATCCTCGAAATGTGAGGCTCGGGCTTGCTACTGATGGGTTCAACCCATTCAataatatgagcaaaccatATAGCATATGGCCAGTGATTCTAGTTCCATATAATTTGCCTCCATGGCtatgtatgaaagatccattctTCATGTTGTCTACACTAATTCCTGGGCCGAAATCACCGGGGAATGAGATTGATGTTTACTTACGCCCTTTAGTTGATGAACTACTAGAGTTGTGGGAAAATGGGGTTGATACGTATGATGCCATGGTTGGCCAACGATTTCGATTACATGCGGCTTTATTGTGGACTATCAATGATTTTCCTGCGTATGGTAACATTTCTGGTTGGAGCACTAAAGGGAAGTTGGCATGCCCTTGTTGTAATCTGCATACAGATTCTTTCTGGTTGACAAATGGGCGAAAGCATTGTTACATGGGTCATCGCCGCTTCCTTCCAACAGGGCACATCTTCAGAACCAAGAAGAATATTTTCAATGGAAAAGAAGATCTACACATGCCACCTATGCAGCTTTCAGGGGAAGATATAATGCACCAATTAAATAGCATTGGGCATGTAGATTTTGGCAAGGGTACTAAGCGGAGAAAGCGCACCCCTGAGGAGTTAAACTGGACAAAAAGGAGTCTCTTATTTGATCTACCCTATTGGCCAGCTCTGAAACTTAGACACAATCTCGATGTTATGCATATCGAGAAGAACATATTTGACAATATTTTGGGTACATTGATGAATATTCCAGGTAAAACAAAGGATGGTATCAAGGCTCGCAGAGACTTGGCCGAACTCGGTATaaggaaagaattacatttgaaagaaGTTGGTGATCGAGTTATTATTCCTCATGCACAGTTCATGTTGCATGGAGATGAGAGGAAAGATTTTTGTGCATGGTTGAAAGGTGTAAAATTCCCTGATGGTTTTGCATCTAACATTTCAAGCTGTGTTAATGTCCGCGAGTGTAAAATATCTGGTATGAAAAGTCATGATGCCCACATATTTTTACAAAGGCTATTGCCAGCAGCAATTGCAGGGTACTTACCTCGTGATATATGTATCACATTGAATGAACTTAGCACATTTTTCAAGATTTTGTGTGCACGGACATGCAAAAAAGAAGCAGTTTTACAACTTGAGTCTAACATTGCCCTCAATCTTTGCAAGTTGGAAACAATATTTCCCCCAAACTTTTTTGATGTAATGGTCCACCTGGCTGTCCATTTACCCAGAGAGTTGTTGCTAGCAGGACCAGTTCAAtaccgttggatgtatccattcGAGAGGTATTTGGGCAAGTTTAAGCGGTATGTGAAAAACAAAGCCCGACCAGAAGGATCCATTGCTGAGGCTTATATTCATATTGAATGCTTGACGTTCGCATCAATGTATCTACATGATGTACCAACTCGCTTCACTCGAGAGGATCGAAACATTGATGTTGGTGTCCAAACATCCGAGATATCAGCCTTTGGGATTTTTGATCAAAAAGTCCACCCACTTGGTATCGCAACACCTATCCAGTTGGATAAGAAACTATTTAAAACTGCCCGATGGTATGCCCTCAACAACTGCATCGAGATTGAACAGTTCTTGGA GGAGCACTACAACATCTTGAAGGAGCAGAGCTTATATAACATTGAAAGGCGGCATGAAGCTGAATTTCCATCGTGGTTCAGGAAACGTGTAAGTTCAGGAAGACTTACATAA